From Daphnia magna isolate NIES linkage group LG2, ASM2063170v1.1, whole genome shotgun sequence:
TACCAGGAAGATGCCGAGCAATATTCCTCTGCTAACCAAAGTGTGACTGGTGCCAGTGAATCAAACAGTGATCAAAGTGATATATTACATAACAACTCATTACAAGATTATTGCATTGCAGAAGTTGTCGACAGTGACATGAATCATAGTGATACAGAACCTGACAGTGACAGCGATGATGAAATTTATGTAGACTGTGAAGAAGAAACTGAAACGTGTTATGAAGTGGAGGAAGATGACACATTTTTCGACTGTGAGGAACACAATATTAACACATGTGAGTTTCGTGAAAGTCTTGCCTCTTGGGCTGTTCAGTGCCAGATTCCGCAATCGCATGTAGACAAATTACTTGTGCTCCTGAAATCATTCTCAGACTTTGACACATCCAACCTTCCTAAAAGTTGTCGAACACTTCTGAAAACTATTCGTCGCACTGCAACAAAAGTAGTTGGCCCAGGACACTACTATCACTGTGGTGTTGAAAAAGGAATCCTGTCAACTCTTCAAAGAATGCAAGTGAAACGCATTCCTTCTAAACGTATCAAATTGCTGATAAATGTTGACGGTGTGCCCATAGCTAAAAGTTCCGGTAGCCAATTTTGGCCGATTCTGGGTAGACTTAGTGGCTTTCCACATTCCAAACCTTTCTTGATAGGTATCTATCATGGGCCTTCCAAGCCATCTGATGCAAATGTTTTCCTTGCTGATTTCACAACAGAAATATTAGATTTGCTTGAAAAAGGCATATTGTATAACGGTGAGGTACTGACACTCGTTATATTTGGATTTGTTTGCGATGCGCCGGCAAGGGCTTTCATTGCTTACACAAAAACACACAGCGGTTATTTCAGTTGCTCAAAGTGTACAGAGGAAGGGGATTTTGAAGGAGAATCGTATTTTTGAACGAGAAGGCCCCATTGCGTACCGATGCAACTTTTCGAAGTCAACGACAAGACGAGCATCACACAGGTCGGTCAATTTTAGAGCAGTTGCCAATTGATATGGTGGCCACCTTTCCCCTAGATTACATGCACCTTTGCTGTTTGGGGGTCATGCGTAAATTGTTGTGGCAATGGATAAAAGGTCCTCTTTCGTGTAGATTAAGCCAAACTCAGAAAAACACAATCTCGagctttttaatttttttggcaAGTTACATTCCTTCAGAATTCAGTCGTAAATCGCGGTCGTTAGCAGAATTAGCAAGGTGGAAAGCCACCGAACTAAGAGAATTTTTATTGTATACTGGTCCGATTGTATTGAAAAATGTGCTACCAAAACGCCTTTACGaacatttccttctttttcatgtTGCGGTCAAACTTTTGGTAGCACAACATTTCTGCAAAGAGTTTAACGACTACGCCAAACAGTTGCTTGTGTTGTTCGTGACGGAggcaaaagaaatttacggCAAAGAATTTCTCAGCTACAACGTTCATAATTTAATTCACTTGGCAGACGATGTACGTCACTTTGGCAATCTTGATTCTTTCAGCGCTTTTGCTTTCGAAAATTATCTGCAGGACATTAAACATCTTTTGCGAAAACATAATCAACCCTTAGCCCAAGTTATCCGAAGACTTGATGAGATCCAGTTAAATCTAGTACCACGGATAAATTGTGCTGTCTCACCTTtcgtattgaaaaagaaacacactCAAGGGCCGATGATAAATGGCTGTCGTGGCGTTCAGTTCAAGTTTCTCCAATGTCACTCATGGACTTTTCGTACAGATAACGATGCAGATTGTTGCGCAATTCTTCAGGACCAAACGATTGTAAAATTGCCAATTTATTGAAGAGTGAAGAAGGAATTGTCTTGGTCGGGCATAGTTTTCTTCACAAAACTAGCCACTATTCTTCCCCCTTACCATCTTCCAGACTCGGAATAGTTTGTGCAAGACGACTTTCTCAATTACAACGTTGGCCTATAAAGTCCTTGAAATGCAAAGCAATGCTGCTGCCAACAGCAGTTCATAGTCTTTATGACTTCGCTGTTTTTCCATTGCATATGCAAAGCAACGCATAGCTTCAATCTTGCAAGTCGATGTAACTGAAGATTCCATTATTAACATCTCTCGGCTTTTGAAAGGTTATTTACGGCTGTTTAAAGTTAATTGGCTTGCAAAAAGAgtatctaatttttttttcaggatttccaaatttttttccattaaaagaaatgcagcgattatttttttatttcctctacGATGTTTCATTCTCGATTCTTCTTCAAGGGTATTTAAAAGTCAGTACATAACGTAATcctaatatttatatttttttggttaatTCCAGGTGGTCTTTTAAGAAATCTGACAACTCCATTTTGTAGCGTCTGTCTTCTGCTCTGTTGTCTCATCAAGCGTCGTGTCTCGTGTGTCTCGTTTTCTCATGTGTCTCGTCTCGTGTGTCTCGTCTCGTGTGTCTCGTCTCGTGTGTCCTGGAATTTATTTGCTTTCAATAAAGGGATATTAACATATGCCAGAACGGGGTAAATCTTACAACAAAACGTatataacttttaaaaatttacGGTCTTCTTGTTCATGTGAGATAGTAAAACACTAAAACGTATGCGGTTTCCTTTCAAGATGTAGCTACAAATCAGCCTTTTCAATCTTCTAATTGCATTCTTTCGCAGGTGAAATGTTTCTTATAGTGGAGTATATCATAGGTGAACATGAGACCGAAGTAGAAGTTGTCCCCAGTTCATGGTACTCATCAGGTCAGTGTTGGTGGCCTCCAGGTGCATTTGCTCGTTCAACATTGGAAAAAAAGTATCGAAGTCAGTGGATTGTGATAAAGCTACATGGGACTGTTATGATGCTCGCCTCATTGCTACTTTCAGTAAGTATTTCATGTACTATTCTACcgaggttaatttttaaagtaaTACCGATTTCTTTCTGCAGAAACGTATGCAGAAGCCAAGGCTAAGTTGCCTCTTGCTATTGCTGGAGAATCAGTAGCTCCCAGCTCGACTGACGTTGATGgacataaaaaggaaaaggaaagcgagaaaaacagaaaacaagaaGGTATCTAAGTGAAGATACGAGTGAATCTAGCGACGACGAAAATAGAAAGAACAAGGAGAACTcgtcaagaaagaagaagaaacgtaGTAAGCactttaatttatttttctcgaagTTATTTTTTACAGAATTGATGTTTTTAGGTCCAGCAAGACCTTCCCAGAATGATGCTTCGGTATCAGCAAATTT
This genomic window contains:
- the LOC123469909 gene encoding uncharacterized protein LOC123469909, whose amino-acid sequence is MAASVSSRQKRRRIQQILVNGSAFYQEDAEQYSSANQSVTGASESNSDQSDILHNNSLQDYCIAEVVDSDMNHSDTEPDSDSDDEIYVDCEEETETCYEVEEDDTFFDCEEHNINTCEFRESLASWAVQCQIPQSHVDKLLVLLKSFSDFDTSNLPKSCRTLLKTIRRTATKVVGPGHYYHCGVEKGILSTLQRMQVKRIPSKRIKLLINVDGVPIAKSSGIYHGPSKPSDANVFLADFTTEILDLLEKGILYNGEAPLRTDATFRSQRQDEHHTGRSILEQLPIDMVATFPLDYMHLCCLGVMRKLLWQWIKGPLSCRLSQTQKNTISSFLIFLASYIPSEFSRKSRSLAELARWKATELREFLLYTGPIVLKNVLPKRLYEHFLLFHVAVKLLVAQHFCKEFNDYAKQLLVLFVTEAKEIYGKEFLSYNVHNLIHLADDVRHFGNLDSFSAFAFENYLQDIKHLLRKHNQPLAQVIRRLDEIQLNLVPRINCAVSPFVLKKKHTQGPMINGCRGVQFKFLQCHSWTFRTDNDADCCAILQDQTIVKLPIY